The following coding sequences lie in one Pontibacter sp. G13 genomic window:
- the gmd gene encoding GDP-mannose 4,6-dehydratase, with the protein MKKAFITGITGQDGSFLTELLLEKGYEVHGIVRRASVFNTARIEHLRDNPDLHLHYGDLSDSANLNKLLRQIHPDEIYNLGAQSHVKVSFEVPEYTAQVDAVGTLRLLDAMMNQCPEARFYQASTSELYGKVQEIPQTETTPFYPRSPYGVAKLYGFWITKNFRESYDIYACNGILFNHESERRGQTFVTRKITVALARIAVGLQDVLKLGNMDAQRDWGYAKEYVEGMWRMLQQDKPQDFVLATGKMYTVREFVEKAAAHVGYEIVWKGEGVDEKGYDAKTGKLIVEVDPRYFRPAEVELLIGDPAKAKEELGWEAKVSLDEMIDIMMANDLKEAKQALFHAENQ; encoded by the coding sequence ATGAAAAAAGCTTTTATCACAGGTATCACCGGCCAAGATGGATCCTTCCTCACTGAATTGTTGCTAGAGAAGGGGTATGAAGTTCACGGTATTGTTCGCCGTGCGAGTGTCTTCAACACCGCTCGTATCGAGCACTTGCGTGACAATCCAGATCTTCACCTTCACTACGGTGACCTTTCTGACAGTGCCAACTTGAACAAATTGCTCCGTCAGATTCACCCAGACGAAATCTACAACTTGGGTGCTCAAAGCCACGTGAAGGTTTCCTTCGAAGTGCCTGAGTACACTGCCCAGGTGGATGCCGTTGGTACTTTGAGATTGTTGGACGCCATGATGAACCAGTGCCCAGAAGCGCGCTTTTATCAGGCTTCAACTTCCGAGCTTTACGGTAAGGTTCAGGAAATTCCTCAAACAGAAACTACGCCTTTCTACCCACGAAGCCCATACGGGGTAGCGAAGTTGTACGGATTCTGGATCACCAAGAACTTCCGTGAGTCTTACGATATCTATGCTTGTAACGGAATCCTCTTCAACCATGAGTCCGAGCGCCGTGGTCAGACTTTCGTAACTCGCAAAATCACCGTGGCACTCGCAAGAATTGCTGTGGGATTGCAAGATGTACTCAAACTTGGTAACATGGATGCTCAGCGTGACTGGGGATATGCCAAGGAGTATGTAGAAGGAATGTGGCGCATGCTTCAGCAAGACAAGCCTCAGGACTTCGTATTGGCTACAGGTAAAATGTACACCGTACGTGAGTTCGTAGAAAAAGCTGCAGCACACGTAGGATACGAGATCGTCTGGAAAGGCGAAGGAGTAGACGAGAAAGGATACGATGCCAAAACTGGCAAATTGATCGTAGAAGTAGATCCTCGTTACTTCCGTCCTGCAGAGGTTGAATTGTTGATCGGAGATCCTGCCAAAGCCAAAGAAGAGCTGGGTTGGGAAGCTAAGGTTTCCTTGGACGAGATGATCGACATCATGATGGCCAACGACCTCAAAGAAGCAAAACAAGCTCTATTCCATGCTGAAAACCAGTAA
- the cysN gene encoding sulfate adenylyltransferase subunit CysN produces MDLLRFSTAGSVDDGKSTLIGRLLYDTKSIFQDQLESIERTSEARGDDYLDLALLTDGLKAEREQGITIDVAYRYFATPRRKFILADTPGHIQYTRNMVTGASTVNLAIILIDARHGVVEQTRRHSFIASLLQIKHVIVAINKMDLVDYSEEQYNKVVEEYKEFSSKLNIPDIRYIPMSALKGDNVVERGDKMPWFEGSPLLYTLETVQIGHDYNHVDSRFPVQYVIRPQSEKYPDYRGYAGRVAGGVFKPGDEVMVLPSGFTSKVKSVDTYDGPVEEAFAPMSVTITLEDDIDISRGDMIVKPENKAEVSQDIELMLCWMNEKPLQPRGKYKLKHTSRDARCIVKDVRYKVDVNTLHRVEGDNNIGLNDIGRVLIRTTVPLMKDSYTRNRYTGSVILIDEFTNETVAAGMIL; encoded by the coding sequence ATGGATCTTTTGAGATTTTCAACAGCCGGTAGCGTTGATGACGGAAAAAGTACGTTGATCGGCCGGTTGCTATACGATACAAAATCCATTTTCCAGGATCAGTTGGAATCTATCGAGCGCACCTCTGAAGCTCGCGGTGATGATTACCTGGACTTGGCGCTGCTGACGGACGGTTTGAAGGCCGAACGCGAGCAAGGAATTACCATTGACGTAGCATATCGCTATTTTGCCACGCCACGTCGTAAATTTATCCTCGCTGACACTCCTGGACACATCCAGTACACCCGTAACATGGTGACTGGTGCCTCTACCGTAAACTTGGCCATCATCTTGATCGATGCTCGCCATGGAGTAGTGGAGCAGACCAGACGTCACTCTTTCATCGCATCTTTGTTGCAGATCAAGCACGTGATCGTGGCCATCAACAAAATGGACCTTGTCGATTACAGCGAAGAGCAGTACAACAAAGTGGTGGAAGAATACAAAGAGTTCTCTTCCAAGTTGAATATTCCTGATATCCGCTACATCCCAATGTCCGCTTTGAAAGGCGACAACGTAGTGGAGCGAGGAGACAAAATGCCTTGGTTTGAAGGTTCTCCATTGTTGTACACACTGGAAACTGTACAGATCGGCCACGACTACAACCACGTTGATAGCCGTTTCCCAGTACAGTACGTGATTCGTCCTCAGTCAGAGAAATATCCTGACTATCGCGGATACGCTGGTCGTGTTGCAGGTGGCGTCTTTAAGCCAGGAGATGAAGTGATGGTGTTGCCATCCGGATTCACCTCCAAGGTCAAATCTGTTGATACGTACGACGGCCCAGTTGAAGAAGCATTTGCGCCGATGTCCGTAACGATCACCCTGGAAGATGATATTGACATCAGCCGAGGCGACATGATCGTGAAGCCAGAAAACAAAGCAGAAGTATCTCAGGATATCGAATTGATGCTTTGCTGGATGAACGAAAAGCCGCTTCAGCCACGTGGCAAATACAAATTGAAGCATACTTCTCGCGATGCTCGCTGTATCGTGAAGGATGTGAGATATAAAGTTGACGTTAACACGCTTCACCGTGTGGAAGGCGACAACAACATTGGCCTCAATGACATTGGCCGAGTTTTGATTCGGACTACGGTACCATTGATGAAAGATTCTTATACGCGCAACCGTTACACTGGCAGTGTGATTCTCATTGACGAATTCACCAATGAGACGGTAGCGGCAGGCATGATTCTTTAA
- the cysD gene encoding sulfate adenylyltransferase subunit CysD, whose product MDYRLSHLKQLESEAIYVIRETAAQFERPVLLFSGGKDSITLAWLAQKAFSPGKLPFPMMHVDTGHNFPETIEFRDKFVSDMGARLIVGSVQESIDKGRVVEEKGPNPSRNGLQSVTLLDSIEEYKFDACLGGARRDEEKARAKERFFSHRDEFGQWEPKNQRPELWDLYNGFKHPGENFRVFPISNWTELDVWMYLMEEKVPMPNLYFAHKRKVVNRDGVWLAESPFITLMDGEQYEERTVRFRTIGDATCTGAFLSEADTIPAIIDEISTTHITERGGRADDKRSESAMEDRKKQGYF is encoded by the coding sequence ATGGATTATAGACTGAGTCACCTGAAGCAGCTCGAATCGGAAGCGATTTATGTAATTCGAGAAACTGCCGCTCAATTCGAGCGTCCAGTTCTGCTGTTTTCTGGTGGAAAAGATTCCATCACTCTTGCTTGGCTAGCTCAAAAGGCCTTTTCTCCAGGGAAGTTGCCATTCCCCATGATGCATGTGGACACTGGGCACAACTTTCCTGAAACCATTGAATTTCGCGACAAATTCGTCTCCGACATGGGTGCCCGATTGATCGTTGGTTCTGTACAAGAATCCATCGACAAAGGCCGCGTGGTAGAAGAGAAAGGCCCAAATCCTAGCCGTAACGGCCTTCAAAGCGTTACCCTGCTGGATTCCATCGAAGAATACAAATTCGATGCATGTTTGGGAGGTGCTCGTCGTGACGAAGAAAAAGCCCGCGCCAAAGAGCGCTTTTTCTCTCACCGTGACGAGTTCGGACAATGGGAACCCAAGAACCAGCGTCCAGAACTGTGGGATCTCTACAACGGATTCAAGCATCCAGGAGAGAACTTCCGTGTATTCCCGATCTCCAACTGGACTGAGTTGGACGTTTGGATGTACTTGATGGAGGAGAAGGTTCCTATGCCGAATCTGTACTTCGCCCACAAGCGCAAAGTTGTGAACCGCGATGGTGTATGGTTGGCAGAAAGCCCATTCATCACCCTCATGGACGGTGAGCAGTACGAAGAGCGTACCGTACGTTTCCGTACCATCGGAGATGCTACTTGTACCGGAGCATTCTTGTCTGAAGCGGACACGATTCCTGCGATCATCGACGAAATTTCCACTACGCACATCACTGAGCGTGGAGGTCGTGCCGATGACAAGCGTTCTGAGAGCGCTATGGAAGACCGTAAGAAGCAAGGATACTTCTAG
- the cysC gene encoding adenylyl-sulfate kinase — protein sequence MVDHIHPIFDRILQRSDKEEKLQQRARVVWLTGLSGSGKSTIAQALERALHNEGYFTKLLDGDNIRVGLSNNLTFSAEDRKENIRRIAEAAKLFMDGGVICLCSFVSPTREIRAMAAEIVGEEDFLEVYVNAPLEVCEDRDVKGLYQKARAGEIKQFTGIDAPYEAPENPFLEIRTDQQDLETSKTLILEALLPHIQWKSATE from the coding sequence ATGGTTGATCACATTCATCCCATATTCGACCGGATCTTGCAACGGTCGGATAAAGAAGAAAAGCTCCAACAGCGAGCGCGTGTAGTCTGGTTGACAGGCTTGTCTGGCTCAGGAAAGAGCACCATTGCCCAAGCGCTTGAGCGCGCCTTACACAACGAGGGGTATTTTACCAAGTTGCTGGACGGCGACAACATCCGCGTTGGGTTGTCAAACAATTTGACTTTTTCGGCTGAAGATCGGAAGGAGAATATTCGCCGCATCGCCGAGGCCGCAAAATTGTTCATGGACGGAGGAGTCATCTGTCTGTGTTCATTTGTCAGTCCGACCCGAGAAATCCGGGCGATGGCTGCAGAAATCGTCGGAGAGGAAGATTTCCTTGAAGTATATGTCAACGCTCCTTTGGAAGTATGCGAAGACCGCGATGTGAAGGGCTTGTACCAAAAGGCGAGAGCCGGAGAGATCAAGCAATTTACAGGTATCGATGCTCCTTATGAAGCACCTGAAAATCCTTTCTTGGAGATCCGCACCGACCAACAAGATTTGGAAACGAGCAAAACCTTAATATTGGAGGCGCTATTGCCGCATATTCAGTGGAAATCGGCCACTGAGTAG
- a CDS encoding endonuclease MutS2 codes for MKLYHAHTFEKLGFDHILQETQRRISSTEAREMAAQIQPISDFATLMAELNRVEEFRQIFELGEGYPTHAWVSTSQLFNKLRIAGNWLSVRELTDCHKWLCAVRDVRKWLSKREEEFPHLHAFICRETFGTQIITAIEQLVDDRGGIRDDASPALKQIRRSIKRSSEELRSTMYRILRKANEQNWSIEREITLRNDRFVIPVRSDAKGRVPGFVQDVSQSGGTVFIEPAEALPLNNKLRELHVKEHNEVTRLLQEISAKIAVQLPELEAFGAKMIQLEIIRAKAKFAFEFEGVLPLVNPVGKRLFLRDAYYPILQLKAKQEKMDVVPVDLELNPKQRIMLISGPNAGGKSVSMKTVGLLQLMLQSGFLVPVHEDSEFRLFESFFLDIGDEQSVESDLSTYTSRLTAWRQMGDKMDRNSLFLIDEFGSGTDPRQGGAIAESFLERFVTQRAIGIITTHYGNLKEYAEVTPGIRNSAMQFDTKALKPTYRLIEGMPGRSYAFEMADRVGVHNTIIKRARKKMGENELDSEEMLKELERKNTRLSRMVAENKSREQKLQQLVERNEAKELSLEQNRKKILRDAQVEARDLIRKANKDIERTIREIKEAAAAKEETLRLRKQLAATAPEVDPEVPMADSDGAGKKGKKKKAQATKPKETIQVLPDEPIQPGDYVKLKSGATHGQLIETQGNRGIVEAGGIRLTVKLKELVKIRMPKPSKQAEKVRVVGMLNTSETKMELNVMGKRVEEALREVDKWLDEVQLAGFKQVRILHGKGGGILRDSIRKHLLDLSAVRTARDAPEDQGGAGWTVLDLK; via the coding sequence ATGAAATTATACCACGCCCACACCTTCGAAAAGCTGGGCTTTGATCATATCCTTCAGGAAACTCAACGTCGCATCTCCAGTACGGAAGCCCGTGAAATGGCTGCCCAGATTCAACCCATCTCTGATTTTGCCACGCTCATGGCGGAATTGAATCGGGTAGAGGAGTTTCGGCAGATATTCGAACTGGGAGAAGGCTATCCCACCCATGCCTGGGTTTCCACTTCTCAACTCTTCAATAAGCTCCGGATCGCCGGGAACTGGCTGTCTGTCCGCGAACTTACAGATTGCCACAAATGGTTGTGCGCGGTCCGCGATGTCCGCAAATGGCTGTCGAAGCGCGAGGAGGAATTTCCCCATCTACATGCATTCATCTGCCGGGAGACCTTCGGCACCCAGATCATCACGGCCATCGAGCAGCTCGTGGACGATCGGGGCGGAATCCGTGATGATGCGTCCCCTGCCTTGAAACAAATCCGTCGGAGCATCAAACGCTCTTCGGAGGAATTGCGGTCCACCATGTACCGGATTTTGCGCAAGGCCAATGAGCAGAACTGGAGTATCGAGCGGGAGATCACGCTTCGTAACGACCGATTCGTGATCCCGGTACGATCCGATGCCAAGGGTCGTGTGCCGGGTTTCGTGCAGGATGTTTCGCAGTCTGGCGGAACGGTATTCATCGAGCCGGCCGAGGCATTGCCGCTGAACAACAAGCTGCGCGAACTGCATGTCAAGGAACACAATGAGGTCACGCGTCTCCTTCAGGAGATTTCTGCGAAAATTGCGGTTCAGCTTCCTGAGTTGGAAGCATTCGGTGCAAAGATGATCCAACTAGAGATCATCCGTGCCAAGGCGAAATTTGCCTTCGAATTCGAAGGGGTGTTGCCTTTGGTCAATCCGGTAGGTAAGCGACTGTTCCTGCGTGACGCATATTATCCCATCCTACAGCTCAAGGCCAAGCAGGAAAAGATGGATGTGGTGCCAGTAGATCTGGAGCTGAATCCGAAGCAACGGATCATGCTGATCTCAGGACCGAATGCCGGAGGTAAATCGGTATCCATGAAGACTGTTGGGCTGCTCCAACTCATGTTGCAGAGTGGATTCTTGGTGCCTGTCCATGAGGATTCGGAGTTTAGGCTGTTTGAGTCCTTCTTTCTGGACATTGGGGACGAACAATCGGTCGAGAGCGATCTGAGTACCTACACCAGTCGATTGACGGCTTGGCGGCAGATGGGCGACAAGATGGATCGCAATTCTCTGTTCCTGATTGATGAATTTGGCAGTGGGACTGATCCTCGTCAAGGAGGAGCGATTGCAGAATCCTTTCTGGAGCGATTTGTCACCCAGCGTGCGATTGGGATTATCACGACGCATTACGGCAATCTGAAGGAATACGCAGAGGTGACCCCGGGTATCCGGAACTCCGCCATGCAGTTCGACACCAAGGCATTGAAGCCCACCTATCGGTTGATCGAGGGTATGCCCGGTCGGAGCTATGCCTTTGAAATGGCAGATCGGGTAGGGGTTCACAACACCATCATCAAGCGTGCCCGGAAGAAAATGGGCGAGAATGAATTGGACTCCGAGGAGATGCTGAAAGAGCTTGAACGCAAGAATACGCGTCTAAGTCGGATGGTTGCCGAGAACAAATCTCGGGAGCAGAAGCTACAGCAGTTGGTCGAACGCAATGAAGCCAAGGAATTGTCGTTGGAGCAAAATCGGAAGAAAATTTTGCGTGATGCGCAAGTCGAGGCACGGGATTTGATCCGCAAGGCCAATAAAGACATCGAACGGACGATCCGGGAGATCAAGGAGGCTGCGGCAGCCAAGGAGGAAACCCTGAGATTGCGGAAGCAATTGGCAGCAACAGCACCCGAGGTAGATCCCGAAGTGCCTATGGCGGATTCTGATGGGGCAGGGAAGAAGGGCAAGAAGAAAAAGGCTCAAGCCACCAAGCCCAAGGAAACTATTCAAGTACTTCCAGACGAGCCTATCCAGCCGGGCGATTATGTAAAGCTGAAAAGCGGCGCTACGCACGGACAGCTGATCGAGACCCAGGGCAATCGGGGAATCGTAGAAGCGGGCGGAATTCGCCTCACGGTAAAGCTCAAGGAACTGGTCAAAATTCGGATGCCGAAGCCTTCGAAACAGGCGGAAAAGGTGCGAGTTGTGGGAATGCTCAACACGAGTGAAACCAAGATGGAACTCAATGTGATGGGCAAAAGAGTGGAAGAAGCGCTCCGCGAAGTGGACAAATGGCTAGATGAAGTGCAGCTAGCGGGATTCAAACAGGTCAGAATCTTACATGGTAAGGGAGGCGGAATCTTGCGTGATTCGATCCGAAAACACCTATTGGACCTATCGGCTGTACGCACCGCCAGAGATGCACCGGAGGATCAGGGCGGTGCCGGATGGACCGTTTTGGACTTGAAATGA